A window of the Gossypium hirsutum isolate 1008001.06 chromosome A05, Gossypium_hirsutum_v2.1, whole genome shotgun sequence genome harbors these coding sequences:
- the LOC107960011 gene encoding uncharacterized protein isoform X1 has product MVALPQDSLNVPQNAKPTTNGNHSKGHAGEVRSAENGRVGSIYQEQIEPCHLSSSIYYGGQNIYIRSCSDQDSGLNDDSEGDQSGICLLLRVHLPIYVHIKVHKEDTDSSSICF; this is encoded by the exons ATGGTGGCTTTACCACAGGATTCCCTGAATGTGCCCCAGAATGCAAAGCCTACAACCAATG GTAATCATTCTAAAGGGCATGCAGGTGAAGTTCGAAGTGCAGAAAATGGAAGAGTGGGTTCCATCTATCAGGAGCAAATAGAACCATGTCATCTAAGTTCATCGATCTACTATGGTGGCCAAAACATATACATTCGCTCCTGCAGTGACCAGGACTCTGGATTG AACGATGATAGTGAAGGAGATCAATCGGG GATCTGTCTATTATTGAGAGTTCACTTGCCAATCTACGTGCATATCAAG GTACATAAGGAAGATACAGATAGTAGTTCGATCTGTTTCTAG
- the LOC107960011 gene encoding uncharacterized protein isoform X2, with protein sequence MVALPQDSLNVPQNAKPTTNGNHSKGHAGEVRSAENGRVGSIYQEQIEPCHLSSSIYYGGQNIYIRSCSDQDSGLNDDSEGDQSGICLLLRVHLPIYVHIKLCIFS encoded by the exons ATGGTGGCTTTACCACAGGATTCCCTGAATGTGCCCCAGAATGCAAAGCCTACAACCAATG GTAATCATTCTAAAGGGCATGCAGGTGAAGTTCGAAGTGCAGAAAATGGAAGAGTGGGTTCCATCTATCAGGAGCAAATAGAACCATGTCATCTAAGTTCATCGATCTACTATGGTGGCCAAAACATATACATTCGCTCCTGCAGTGACCAGGACTCTGGATTG AACGATGATAGTGAAGGAGATCAATCGGG GATCTGTCTATTATTGAGAGTTCACTTGCCAATCTACGTGCATATCAAG CTTTGCATATTCTCATAG